Genomic window (Helianthus annuus cultivar XRQ/B chromosome 3, HanXRQr2.0-SUNRISE, whole genome shotgun sequence):
AAATTAGGTTGAAAAAGCACACAATGCTGATGTTCACTGTGTCGATTGGAATCCTCATGATGCAAATTTCATTCTAACCGGGTATATTATTATACTTTCCGAGTTTAAAAAAGACTCAACTTTCACCTTTATTGtttgagtaaaatgtcatttttgtccctaaggtttggctagttttgcgagctttgtccaaaagtttgttttttcgcatatggattcaaaagatttgaaatcttgccattttcatccagctcgtcaacttcatccatttttctccgttaagtcaggggtatttccttTTTTTtggttaacttaaagggcaatttggtcctTTTTAgggggtattcggtctttttacataaagcgACAAAAGGCCAAATTGTGCTTTAAGTTAGCAAACGGAGGagaatggatggagttaatgagccggatgaaaatggcaagatttcaaatcttttagatctagatgcggaaaaacaaaccttagggacgaaagttgcaaaactggccaaaccttagggacgaaaatggcattttactctttttgtTTTGAGAAGTTTTACCAAGTTATTTTGAAATTTAACATTAAAATCAAATATTTTTTTCTCGATGTTTAAAGATTAGATAAGTAGCGAGTTTGTTTATATGTAGAAAGGCTATTTGTTGATTTTTCTTTCTTGAAATGTAAAAAGGATATATTTAAAGTTGGATGTTTTATCTTTCTACGATGTGATTTTCAGGTCAGCTGACCACTCTGTTTGCATGTTTGACCGCCGAAACTTAACTTCTGATGGAGTTGGCTCTCCTGTTCACAAATTTGAAGAACATAAAGCTCCTGTTCTATGCGTCCAGGTATTActttttatttgtttcattatttatttatatttttttgagtaaattacaagttttgtcctttatgtatgtatcaaattgcagacggtgtcctttgtctttaaaattgactGATTTTatccttaatgtttcaaaatcttgcacgttatgtcctttagccctaacccagttatttttttctgttaaatcagactacacaagggtaatttagtctttttacctatatatttaagttttaataaaaaacaaaaataaactcTATTCTTCTTATATTATATATATCTTTCCCACCCTCTCACTCACTACGCTACATCAGCACCCGAACCACCACCACCTCGACAGTTACCACCGCCGCACCCACTGATCAGGTTGATGAATGATTATTGTTCGATTTTATTACAAGTGTGACAAGACTTTATAAATGTCATAGTACTATTTGCTCACACATGAGTGGTTGCATAATTTTGATTAGCATTTGATTTCTAAACAGAAGTGTAGCCTCATGTAGATGAATTGAAATTAGGAAGGTAAAATGAGAAAAGCATTCAGTTGTAATATAAAATTAAGATAAAAGAAATTAACCAATTCAATGCCCTCGTATTTTTCAAGAGAAATCAGTGGAACATAGAGATGCAAACATAAAGAGAAGAAGGAAAACATTGATTTGACTAAAAATAAACATTCATATGCTACGATATAAGACCGAGCAAGAACAAATTAAATCAACTAAGCACAACTACATCCCTAGAAGTCAGCTCTGGCCACCACGATTCACTATCTCCCACCCACATCCCCTCGGTTAGCGATCTTGGAAGCAAAAGACTTGACGGACAAGAAATCATCACACAAAACAAAATTCACCAATCATAATCATCTTAAGAAGAAGAAACCCCCACACccacaaacaaaaaaaaaccccaaatTCAAACCCACCTTAATTATCATCTGAATCAAAGATTCCGATGGGTATACCAAAAGCTTCGATCTTTAAAGGCGATTCTGATGTTAGACGATTGTTGTGACGCACGCAACTGAATAGCCGTTGCTGGATTGGTGATCTTCTTAGGGTTGAACCACCGCTGTTACGATCGTTGGAGGATGTGTGTGGATGACGGAGGGTGACGTAGGAAGATGATTGATACATCTGTTGTGGTGGTGTTGGAGGAaggaggttgtggtggtggtggcgttgGAAGTTTTACAGAGGCAGTGAGAGATGGAGTAGAGAGAGAATTGGAATAGATATGGGAGAGAGGGGTTCAGATCTTATATGTAAAATTTTGCACAATAGCCCTTAAATAAAAGTTACTTACATAATAGCCTCCAAGAAGGTTAattgacaaaaataccctcatgtgcaaggcacatgaccaaagttaaccaaaaaatctaactgtgttagggctaaaggacataacgtgcaacatttttaaacgttaaggacaaaaccagtcaattttaaagacaaaggacaccgcctgcaatttgatacatacataaaggacaaaacttgtaatttactcaattttttttattgtaaacctccatgctttattttgaaattatatatatgttacaGTGGTGTCCAGACAAGTCTTCCGTCTTTGGGAGCTCAGCAGAGGATGGCTGTGTAAATATCTGGGATTATGAACAGGTAGAGTTTTCTAAGTtgaaacatataaatataaaatgttgttttaatttaaaacttCAAAACTGCATGCCACttcattttttttgtatttatgttgcaGGTTGGTAAAAAGATAGAACGTGGGACTCCAAATGCTGCTCCAGGGTTGTTCTTTAAACATTGCGGACACAGGTTCATATCCATTAATCTATATGATTTAAATTTGTTTTGAAGTTATATCAACTTGGTTACACTTCTGTGTTTTGGTGTAATTCAGGGACAAAGTGGTAGACTTCCATTGGAACGTTGATGATCCATGGACCGTTGTAAGTGTATCAGATGATGTTGAAACCACGAGTGGTGGTGGGACCCTTCAGGTAATCACTATTGATTTGAAATATTTGAAGTTtgcaattttttcatttttcatttcaTGCCATGTAAATGAATCGATTCGGGTTATGTTTGTTCTCTAATGGGAATTAGCTTAAAGGAAATAGGTCCAACGGGTCAAAATTCACCCATAAAATCTTTTAAatcattattatttaaaaaaattagattATTTTGAAATATACTTCTTTAAATAAAGTTTAGACAAAAAGAGGTTTGGTTGAATACAAATTGGCCGAGCTGAAAAAAAAAGAATAACATGCTTGACTTAAAAATGTGTGAGGCGCTCCGAGTCGTTTAGGTCTCAATAGTCAAGGGGCTTCGAGTCGTTTAGGCCCCAAAAGTCGAGGCGTGAGTTTCACGTACGTGAGGCGTTGCAtattagctttttttttttttttttttaaatcttggAAACCATTTACAATCTCTTGATCCCTTTTGTTGGTTTTACATATCACTGACCCCAATTTTGACCAAGTTTGACCCAAATGTGCCAGTGCCAGCGCCTCAAGGTTCTGAGGCGCTTTCTTGATTGCCGTGTGCGTCTCACCCATAAGGCGGGGCTCATGCCCCTTTAAAACTAAGATAAACATATATGTAAAGGAATGATTGATTTTAACATGTGAGTTGCAGATTTGGAGAATGAGTGATTTGATATACAGACCAAGAGACGAAGTGTTAACCGAGTTAGAAGACTTCAAGGCTCATGTTGCAGGATGTGGTCCAAAGGCTTAGGAAGGAAGAAGACTGTTCTTGTATGTTCGATTTTAGATGTTTGCATATCTTTAACTAAACCTATTATATGACCAACGTATGTAGGTAGGTAGGTAGGTAAGTAGAGTGAGTTTAAAGTAAGATTCCTGTTCCTAGTGCTGGTTGTCTGAAAATTGAAGAGTGCATCACTTGAGACTTGGTGTGAATTTATGGGCCTTATTTCCTTTGATTATGACAAAATGCTAAAACTTTTAAAGCAATTTCTAGCCATTTTTGCCTTTTTGGAGACCTTAGTTCAAAGCTTGGATAGGGGCGGGCAGCGGCTTAGAAGTGGACTTCACCGGATTAAAATGTTTCAAAGTTATGGAACCAAGAAGAGCAATCTATACTAGACTAGAGGTGCGCATAACCAGGTATTTTGAATACTCAGGTTCGGGTATATACCCGGGTGCGGGTATCACCGGGTATTGGTTCTCCGGGTATTGGCAATGCCCGTGTCTGGTTCGGGTATAAAAAACCCCGGTTTCCAGGTATAGGAAAACCATTATGTATGTCTTTTTTTGTGATTTTCGATGTTTTTCAAGTGGTGTGACTTAACTCAAACTTGAAACCATTAAAACAAGCCCAACGGCATCATAGCCGTTAAAAAGGCTCTTGGACACAGCAGCTATGCTGCAATGGTAAAAACGGTCCAGGTATTGTTAAAACCCGGTGCGGGTATCGCTAGAAACTCTATATCATTGGCAATTGGCATTGACGTAATCTTTTTCCTCCCGTCGGAGGGGGTCCTGTCAAAAGCAAGAAAAGGCATTGCAAATGGCGTATAGTGAAAACCTGGGTATAGATAAAACGGTAAGATAAAACCCGGGTTTgggttttttgtgcaccactaATCTATACTTTAGGAAATGTCACCAGGACAGGTGTAATAACCAAACTTAGATTTGATTATAAAACAGTCTTAGGTGCTGGTTACTTATTAGCTGTCTGGTGTTACTCAAATATTAATCATTGACACCTAAGTACTTAAAAGGAATTATAATAAAGAAAACAATAAATCCATAGATAGTAGATTGCCTTAGCACCACCAAGGAAATAAAAATGAACGCTGAATGGTAAACGGGCTTGTTTCGTATTTACTCGAATACATATCTAATATTTTGGGTTTTGAGTTAGTCCCTAAGGTTTGTATTCGTTTGCCATTCTTAATCTATAGCAGTACCGGTTAGGTCTCGAAGCCGGCCATGAAGTAGATTTAAAATTTGGGCTTTTGTTTATGTAAATACACGGGCTTTTAATGTGGTTAAAGTGGTTTTATACTAAGGGTggggatcaaataggaagtttattttggctagaaagtgtaggaagcaataggattatgacatgtgccaacatttaaaataaagagaaagggtattttagttaatgacctaaaaatgtgtttttctaaaacgcaaagGCCAGAAAacacacctaaaaatgtgtttttacctaaaacgcaatgactaaaaacacttcaaaaatgtgtttttctaaaacgtaaaggccagaaaacacataaaaatgtcttagttctaaaacgcaatggcctaaaaacaccaaagaaagtgttttctctctaaaacgcattgaattgtctgaaccaggaagtaggagatcaaaaagactgtctacgaatgcagttttccagagacaatttacagaaaattaaattttctgatgcatttttattaaagcaatttaatcgaaaaaaaatgtgtctcaaccccagccaggccagccccttggaccccgctagGGACTGCCGCCCCTAGAACCCTGCTACCATGGGCGCTGCCCCTGGATCCCCGCCAAGatcataaaacgcaatgactaaatcaaaaacccagataataaaaatgaaattaaagaatttcttacatggatcgaagtcggtttctttaacgattgacgaaatttgaatgattgaaacacttatcagagATGAATCGAAcagatcgagtgattatcttcaaaatcaccggaaaaaaacgagattttgtatgaaattaaactggtttttcttcaaaaaagctgaagaacacgtttatcgggtgtttgaatcattgattgatgacgaaaatcgcactataatgtagtgattattgagatagaaagtgaagaaatggttgaagatggtgggttttgatgttaccgggaagaagaaggaagaagaaaaggataagactgactaaaatacccttcctctttattttaaattttgccacatgtcctaaTACTATTGCTTCCTATACTTTCTAACCAAAATAAACTTCATATTTGATCCTCACCCATAATAATAATACATGACAAAAAAATAGAGAAAAGTTGGTTGAGATTAAGTGGTCCCTAAATATAGAATTCCATGACTAAAAACAAGGGAACAAGTGGGGGAAAAAAGGTAAAATAGGAAAATAAAATATTGTTGAATCATAAATCCACTTCACCCTTAATTTTAAAGCatttataactttttcatacgttaatattttttttttaaattacactgtattaacgagcattttattctctttaatttgagcaACCATTGCtacatttttcttatttttttaagaattttgaaaacccattatgtgattacgtgattttgaataccgcgatctgggagagccaaggggctggcggtggtcgagtagtcgaccttgtcCACAACGCCTGGTGTCATGGTGGTTGACACGTCGttccttgccgttcaaaaaaagaaaaaggagAGGAGAAATATGTAATTAAGGGCTCTTAATAGAgggatatatgtaaaaaaacCCTATTTTGTTAAGCTTAAAAGTCAAGTTCAAGTTCTACTCGTAATATGTTCGAGTCGActcgtttatttttttttaacatttttacaaatattatttacataaaaaacaaataaaaattggACATATATCTTTAtgtattgtttttattttttctaatatTTTAAATACCTAAAAGCATATGAAAAGTAATACATGTATAATTTTTGTTTAGTTTCCCATATTCTTATGTTATTAATAAATTAAACTTAAAATGAAACACTTTAACCCCCTTCCCACACATTTTTTATATTaatacattaaaaattaaaatgaaTCTGTATAATATAAAATAATTCGAGCCTCGGCTCGTttactgtaggatcgtttgcggacccgaattgagtcgatcagaggcgttctatacACTATGAAAGGTGGAAACAAACATAATGCATAAAttcagctagatcttcacttaaactgTCGTTTGTATTGATCTAGAACACAAttacagcaagacgacacttcgacagagcttcgccgttggAAAACTTCTATGTAATTTCGTACCAACTGACACAGAATCAAACCTATATATAGACaagctaattccgcatgaaacacACTCATGCGAAATTACAACTTCAAACGATATTACATGTTCAAACGATATTAAGTCTTCACACGGAATTAcattgtaattccgtgcggaattacaatGACACTTCATGCGATATTAACTTTAGAACTTGATTCCTCGATCTTCGTGCCATtagcaatgcaagactcgatacaagacgaagtcgacagatgaatgcaccaacattTACAAACCAAGCAAAGCCAACTCGTTTATAACCGAGCATTTTCTGAGTTTCTTTCGAGCGAGATgtgagttttttgaacacccctaaatCTATTTTCATTGGCCGTAATGTTTGCAAAATCTGCTTGGGCATTACAATCTGTTTTGACAGCAGTGGTTGAGTTCGAACAAATATataggaggggggggggggtcgaaagTCACGGTTCATGGGAAATCCAAAGTTGCTATACTCGGTAGCAACTAAGCTACCAAAATTTGGTAGAGAATGTATCACATGATGGTCGGTAGCAACATTAGTGAAGCTCGGTAGCAACATAGTTGCTACTGAGATTGTTTTCTTGCAGCAACTTTCATAACTACCAGGCCGGCTCTGAGAATTTGTGTACCCtattcgagctcgaaaaaatgtgcccttaggccttaatgaaattgggtattgggctcactaaaggtctaaacctaatgccaaagggGTTTATAattaatctaaaccataagaatagttttgtaaggggtcatatgttggtgtttgtatgggtgtaccatattaaaaaatattttacatatacatatcgggttttttcataaaaaaacatGCCCCTcaaaatatcgggccctggccggtggtccttcccgcccacccccagggccggccATGATAACTACCAATAATTATAATCGTCGATAGTATACACCAAGTAAAACGTTACGATGGTTCAACCCCTTACAAATACAACTCATCTGATCTAACTTCATGATCAATCTCAAAGTGATTCAACATCATTCCGAAAGCTATCAAAGTTACAAACGAAATCTCAAACCTACATTCACATGGGTAGAAAGTGGTGATCGACGAAACCCAAAATTGCTAAATCAATATATGTTTCATCAAACGTGTGTTTATATGAATGCACTCTAACTAGGGCCTTGGCTAATTGATCAAGACCGCTCATAGTGTGTGTCGTGAGTCATGTTGTATGGGACACACATTTGACATGATGATGACCATTCATGATGTGTGGCCCATCTTTTATTGGATACACATGTGACTTGAGAGACATCATCGCCCTACTATTGATCCAAACAATCACCATACACAATGTCACAACACTCAAAAACCATATTGTAAGAACATTGTAAGATTTATGATGTCATTCTCTACTTTAATAAGGACAAAGGTTATTCTTATAAATCTTATAAAAGTAAAGATTGTATGATGATACTACAAGTTAAGTCATTATCATACACATGCCCAAAAAAGATAGATAAAAATTCTGATCATGCAATGTTTCAAGATTTTATGCTTCAGATTTTCTAGCATCGAAGTGTCTTAATCTAGGAAGCACGAGGCAAGTTACATGTGTCATGTGCCTTACATATCAACTGTTTGGTTATGTTGTTTAAGAAACAATTCCTAGTGTGACATCAATGTCAACAAATCCAATAATTTTGACTAGTTGTAAGAAAAACAATTGGGTAAATATAATTACTTTAGAACGTTGGAAAATTTAACTTTTGCTATGGGTCTACTGATAAATTTACAATGTGTAATACTTTATTATTTAGAAAAACCGACAATTTTTATTATAGAGAACAAGTACGTATTGATGTATTGATGTATGAATCAACCCCACATGAATATGACCAACTCAGTGCGAGTACTTTCTATCTCTTGATCAGTGACGGACCCATGAATTATTTCTAGGGGTGCGAACGAAGGGTTCAatcaaattttcaaggggtgcagtcgggatttttacctcgaaaatacactaattttttttcaaggggtgcgcccgcccacccaagCCAAAGCTTGGGTCCGCCCTTGCTTTTGATGCATCGAAGTCACATTTCAAATATTTGAATTTTTGCATCACTATATTTGTACAAAAACAAAAGGTTTCATTTACAATTATTTGAAACATGTTAAATTAATCATATTTAGAATAACTTTTCAATATAGAATGATTAAGTTGATGTAGAAACATAACCACCTCAGGTGTTAGGTTGTCTAGTGTCTACTGTTTGCGGGTGATAGGAAATTTAATCAGCTCATTTGCTTCAAAACAAATTAACATAATAATTCCATGTCTCATCAAATTTGGAATAACTTTTGTGTATCTAAAGTTGCTCGAAATTTAGACATCCTACTTATCTTAAAAAAAGCGTGAAAACCGGATTTTAGTGAACAAGAATGAACCGGTAGTTATCCGTTCCTCTCTTTGCTAGATGATCACTTTTGGAGACATGACCGACCAGTTGAAGTTGAACTGGTATAATGGTGGATATTCCAGTTCAGCTTTTGGTTCGGTCTTCAAATTCCAAAATATCAAGAAATGTTGATAAAAAAATTATACCTTTACCAATAAACATGTCACTCGCAATGTTGTTTTATACAACAAACTTTTAATCTAAAAGCCTTGTTTAATGTCACTTTTATAAAGGAacaatggattttaataatctcaactattagatgttggccggcaacggtcccaactttaaaaataaccagtggtggtcccaccttttcacatattgtaaaccaatggaccttTGCTAATAGAAAAGGAAAAGGggacaaaaagaaattaaatttttgttagtaaaggtccattgatttacaatatgtgaaaaggttggaccaccactggttattttcaaagttgggaccgttgccggccaacgactaatagttaggattattaaaatccactATTCCTTTTATAAATTATAAGATGTGATTTATACAAAAATAAAATCTCAATTAATACGCAAAATAACTTATAAACCTAGTAGTTTTGAAACTTCTAATCTAGAATCCTTGTTTAATGTAATGTCACCTTTTAAATCATAAGATGTGATTTATACACAAATAAAATCTATTAATGCGAAAAGAAAACTTAAAAACTTGTAGTTTTGccttcttcttttcatctttcttacatATTAAAATTACAAATCAAAAGTTAGCTAATTATGATAGTGTATTATAAATAATATCTTTTACCAATCATATATATTTTAAACATCAATAGACGCCCCgtttgcggtatgcgcatataatgtatatatatgtggGCATTtgggggggcaaaagtgaaagtgcactaactttaacgttattttactaatttcgtcaaaataacgttaaaagaggaggatggttaatcatgcatcatgtgatggcgttgatagccgaaagacaaggggtacatgcactaatccgCAGTTGtttcaattgctgagtgttatgtgccttatgtctaaggcttgatgcaaaactactatcgagccgggggtctcaccaGAAGctgcctctctattcctacgtggtagaggtaaggctgtctgcATCTTACACTCCTTAGACCCTACCTTAGTTTtgttattggtgggatttaccgagtatgatgatgatgatgatgatcaataGGATCTCTTATTAAATAATatctaaaaaaaatttaaatgagTAAATGCAAGCGTGTGCATATTGCACACAAATTATAATTGCTTACTCCAGTACCTTCCCATAAAGCTTTAACCACCATTTGTTATATATGCTGTCCATAACTAGATCATACACACACACAGTGTCTGAATGAAATAATTTCATTTCACAATCTTTTCTTGCAGACCCACAAAAGAAACACACTTTCCTACAATACCCATAAATTATATTTCATTTTCTTGAAAAAAAGTTCtaatttttatttacaaaaatgatggTCAAGAAGCCAAGAATAGTGATCATTGGAGCAGGAATAGCAGGGTTAACAGCTGCAAACAGGCTTCATAAATCTATGGGTGGAATTGATCTTTGTGTTGTTGAAGGTGGGAATAGAATTGGAGGGAGGATTAAGACTTCAGAGTTTGGTGGTGATCGAGTCGAAATGGGAGCTACTTGGATCCATGGAATTGGCGGTAGCCCGGTTTATAAGATAGCTTTGGAATCTAACTCCATGGAATCAGATAAACCATGGGAGTGTATGGATGGGATTCTTGATGATCCAATCACCATTGCTGAACATGGGTATGTGTTACATCCATCTTTAGTTGATCCGGTGTTGAAACTCTTTGAAAATCTTATGGAGTTTGTTCAAGGGAAAAGGAAAACATGTTGGAATTGGAATGGGAATAGGAGTGTTGGTGCTTTCCTTAGACAAGGTCTTGAAGAGTATTGGCAAATGGAATCAAGAAACAGgaatgggaatgggaatgggaatggggATGGGAATTGGAATAGGAAGTTGTTAGAAGAAGGTATTTTTGCAATACAAGAAAACAATCAAAGGACTCATACAGGTgctgatgatttgtttgatctaaATTATGATGCAGAGTGTGAGTATACTGTGTGTCCTGGTGAAGAACTCACCATTGGTAAAGGCTACTCTAGTGTTATAGAATCATTAGCATCTATTTTACCATGTGGGGTCATTCAATTAGGGAAAAAAGTTTGTAAAATTGAGTGGCATCTTAAATCTGAAACTGAAGTTGGAATAGTAGAAAATGGTTATGATGATGATGGTAGAAAACCAGTGAAGGTACACTTTCTTGATGGTACTACTTTATCAGCTGATCATGTGATTGTCACAGTTCCATTAGGTGTACTCAAAGCCGGAATCCGCGATTCCAACGATTCCAATCATTCGGGTATGCTTAAATTTAGTCCACCGCTTCCGGATTACAAGATTGGAGCCATTTCAAGACTCGGGTATGGTGTTGTCAACAAGCTTTTCATGCAACTAAGTCCTGATTTATCCGGTTTTGATCCATTCCCAAATCTACAATTGGTATTCCATAAAAGTGATTCCGAAGGTAGGAACCCGAAAATCCCATGGTGGATGAGGAAAACGGCTTCGGTGGCACCAATTTATAAAAAATCAAGAGTGTTATTAGCTTGGTTTGCGGGTGAAGAAGCGCTTAAGCTAGAAACAATGTCGGATGAAGTGATTCTTGATGAAGTCTCCACAACTTTATCAAGTTTTTTGTCGAATGCGTCGGATTCCCATGAACGATGTAATGGGAATGTGATCAAGAACTCATCAAAAGTGAATCTTGTTAAGGTTTTAAAGAGTAAATGGGCGAGTGATCCTTTGTTTTTGGGTTCATATAGTTATGTCGCGGTTGGGTCAAGCGGATGTGACATAGACACATTGGCTGAGCCATTGACCACAAGTGGTTCACACCCACTTCAAATCCTTTTTGCAGGAGAAGCAACACATAGAACTCATTACTCTACAACTCATGGTGCTTATTTTAGTGGGATTAGAGAAGCCAATAGGCTTCTTGAACATTATCAATGTATGGATTAGATTTATGATACTATGGAGGAGggttatttttgtaattttattattattttttttatttcttaaattACTCCCTTTTTCTGATAAACAACCTTCTTTTCTAATTATTATGCTTGTAATTATCTTTAATCAAATCCCTTTTCCCTAAAGCTAAATTACTGCCATGCTAACTTGTACATCAAGCAACAACAGTTTTCCACAACCAGATGTTTTGTAGATTGATGAAATATTGTAAACATGGATAGGGTATATTTGTCATTCCACTTGTTTTTATTATTAATGTTTTTCATTTATGAGTAGTTCattcaaa
Coding sequences:
- the LOC110928501 gene encoding probable polyamine oxidase 5, which codes for MMVKKPRIVIIGAGIAGLTAANRLHKSMGGIDLCVVEGGNRIGGRIKTSEFGGDRVEMGATWIHGIGGSPVYKIALESNSMESDKPWECMDGILDDPITIAEHGYVLHPSLVDPVLKLFENLMEFVQGKRKTCWNWNGNRSVGAFLRQGLEEYWQMESRNRNGNGNGNGDGNWNRKLLEEGIFAIQENNQRTHTGADDLFDLNYDAECEYTVCPGEELTIGKGYSSVIESLASILPCGVIQLGKKVCKIEWHLKSETEVGIVENGYDDDGRKPVKVHFLDGTTLSADHVIVTVPLGVLKAGIRDSNDSNHSGMLKFSPPLPDYKIGAISRLGYGVVNKLFMQLSPDLSGFDPFPNLQLVFHKSDSEGRNPKIPWWMRKTASVAPIYKKSRVLLAWFAGEEALKLETMSDEVILDEVSTTLSSFLSNASDSHERCNGNVIKNSSKVNLVKVLKSKWASDPLFLGSYSYVAVGSSGCDIDTLAEPLTTSGSHPLQILFAGEATHRTHYSTTHGAYFSGIREANRLLEHYQCMD